One window of Branchiostoma lanceolatum isolate klBraLanc5 chromosome 8, klBraLanc5.hap2, whole genome shotgun sequence genomic DNA carries:
- the LOC136440884 gene encoding uncharacterized protein, whose translation MAATVEIAIPQSAEDIAPSWVQQVLQKNHPGIIITDVDVKGSISQGEGLMIYMSDIIAFEAMGTKDGKSRRYSLVAKLTDFERLFAVFKEWPKDNYIYMETTEVKFYLAVPDLLSVAIPSAESKFKAGNEDDDIQRPADSLFLPKCYFAATDPSSMVSVRVMENLKTQGFSIKPNRQPLSREEMMLVVGALAQLHGLSHRLELLSGVSLPEKYDLITNFSDDQALMATVTNVYRTAVKEFAAAFPDQAELVARLEKLDPHRESLNIEEDPRLKVLCHADCWVNNIMIKYAGDAPTEVRLVDWQSVRYMPPTFDLTFLFLCASSWDVFHNHRDAILAHYHRKLQETLGPNESLGLQSYTLEQLKTDFKADCLHGVMLRIGRLGVLPADPDLLRITQEIQGWGVL comes from the exons ATGGCAGCAACAGTCGAGATCGCTATCCCGCAGTCTGCAGAAGACATCGCCCCCTCCTGGGTTCAAcaggtactgcagaagaacCACCCGGGCATCATTATCACGGATGTTGATGTCAAGGGATCCATCAGCCAAGGCGAGGGGCTCATGATCTATATGAGCGACATTATTGCTTTTGAAGCCATGGGGACCAAGGATGGTAAAAGTCGGCGCTACAGTCTGGTCGCTAAACTGACTGATTTCGAACGGCTGTTCGCAGTATTTAAAGAGTGGCCAAAAGACAACTATATCTACATGGAGACGACTGAAGTCAAGTTTTACTTAGCGGTTCCCGACCTTCTATCCGTGGCAATCCCAAGCGCAGAGAGCAAATTTAAGGCAGGCAATGAAGATGATGACATTCAACGTCCTGCTGATTCCCTGTTCCTCCCAAAGTGCTACTTCGCTGCCACCGATCCAAGCTCCATGGTGTCCGTCAGAGTTATGGAGAACCTGAAAACTCAGGGGTTCTCCATAAAACCCAACCGCCAACCGCTGAGCCGTGAGGAGATGATGCTGGTAGTCGGGGCCCTGGCGCAGTTGCACGGCCTGTCACATCGGCTGGAGCTCCTCTCGGGCGTCTCTCTTCCCGAGAAGTACGACCTGATCACCAATTTCTCAGATGATCAAGCTCTTATGGCTACTGTAACCAACGTTTATCGGACCGCCGTGAAGGAATTCGCCGCAGCTTTTCCTGACCAGGCAGAACTTGTAGCTCGTCTGGAGAAGTTGGACCCCCATCGCGAGTCCTTGAACATAGAGGAGGACCCGAGGCTTAAGGTGCTTTGCCATGCAGACTGTTGGGTCAATAACATCATGATTAAG TATGCTGGAGACGCGCCCACTGAAGTAAGGCTGGTGGACTGGCAGAGTGTCCGGTACATGCCGCCAACCTTTGACCTGACGTTCCTGTTTCTCTGTGCCTCAAGTTGGGACGTGTTCCACAACCACAGGGACGCCATCCTGGCCCACTATCACCGCAAACTGCAGGAGACCCTGGGTCCAAACG AATCCCTGGGTCTACAGAGCTACACGCTGGAACAGCTGAAGACAGACTTCAAAGCCGACTGTCTGCACGGGGTGATGCTCCGTATTGGACGATTGGGGGTCCTGCCTGCAGATCCAGATCTGCTGCGGATTACCCAGGAGATCCAGGGGTGGGGAGTTCTCTAA